The following coding sequences lie in one Silurus meridionalis isolate SWU-2019-XX chromosome 19, ASM1480568v1, whole genome shotgun sequence genomic window:
- the LOC124401957 gene encoding metabotropic glutamate receptor 7-like, giving the protein MTLYIQTTTLTISMNLSASVALGMLYMPKVYVIIFHPELNVQKRKRSFKAVVTAATMSSRLSHKPSDRPNGEAKTELCENVDPNSPAAKKKYVSYNDLVI; this is encoded by the exons atgacg CTGTACATCCAGACCACCACGCTGACCATCTCCATGAACCTGAGCGCCTCTGTGGCTCTGGGTATGCTCTACATGCCCAAGGTCTACGTGATCATCTTCCACCCAGAACTAAACGTCCAGAAACGCAAGCGTAGCTTCAAAGCGGTAGTGACGGCGGCCACCATGTCATCGCGCCTCTCGCACAAACCCAGTGACCGACCAAATGGCGAGGCCAAGACCGAGCTGTGCGAAAACGTCGACCCTAACA GTCCTGCTGCGAAGAAAAAATACGTGAGCTACAATGACCTTGTGATCTAA